Genomic DNA from Coffea arabica cultivar ET-39 chromosome 7e, Coffea Arabica ET-39 HiFi, whole genome shotgun sequence:
ttttttttttggggggggggggggggggggagggaggATGTGTGATGGAAGGGCgcatccttctttttctttagttGTAGGAGCGGTCCATCCTTGTTTACAACCCCACCAGTGAGTTTCTTAgagacaaaaatgaaaaaacaaaaggaaacccTCCTGCAGTTGTGAGACTCCACTCCGACGGCAGGCAGCAGTGTGACACCTTTGGTGATGGTAGCAGCAGTACTGTGGGATCAACAGTCCCAACTTGTGTGGGTTTTTTTGGTTTGGAATAATGGTGGCAAATGAGATTAGGACCGGATATGGTGGAGGGAAGAGTGGAAAACATTTGTAAGGATTGAGAAGGGGAGGTCTGAGAAGAGAATGCTCAGGTCTGtgtagttttttatttttattttttttaagaatttgaCTACAAATTGCTTTCTGATTGAATCAACCTCATTGTAATTGGAGCAGGCAGCGTAACAGCATAAAGTTGATCTGTCTAAAATTGACTATGTAGTCAGGTTCTGAAGTTCAACGTTATTATTATGGAAAATAAAAGATCAGCAtttctttaatttcaaattAGAAGGACAATATTGGGGTAAATATTTGCATCACCTTcatcttttatgttttaattgttcTCGGTTTTCATTTTCCCCTTTTGTAGTTATCATCAGTTGAAAAACTTTGGCCCAAAGGTCTCTGCGCTAGTGTCTATGAAGGTTCTTGGACATCAAAAACTTGGGCTTCTAAAGTTGGCGCCATTAGTGTAATTTCTCACATATGATAAAACTTTTGCTGCTTCTTTCTTTATGTTTAAGAGGTTCTGGACTCTGACAGTCAAGCTTGCAGGTTGAAGATTTTACTGATCGGTCTCAAAATGTATCAAGGGCAGTGGCGGCTCCAGAAGTTAAAGTTATTTACGAATGCATTCATCAGTCTATCCGGCATCTTTTTGCATTCATGGATGGCCAAATCGACGGATTCAAGTTGGGGGAACTTTTATTTGGCCAGGTTGCCAAACAGCTGCTAGTGAGTGCTGGAGTTGCTAATTCTAAGATGAAGGTAGTCACACCCTCAGTCGGTGCTGTTAACACAAACAGAGTGCTGCCTCCTTCTAATACTCAATCGGCCCAGGCAAAAGGGGCCCAAAATAACATACGTTGCCAAAAGAGAGAGCATGAGAGTCCTGCTGATTCCACCCTGACCAAAAAGATGCGGTATAGTGATGGTTGGAGTGGAACTCTTCCTGGCAGTTGGGGAGGAACGTCATCTGCAAATTGGGTGGCAGGACAGCAACTTCCACATTTTGAGATGGAACAGGCACAAAAACATCTGGAACATTGGAGAATATTGCCAAACACTGGCTGGGGAGGTACTCAGCAACCTAATGCTGGAGGTTGGAATGGAACATGGCAGACTCAAGCTCCATCTTATCATGCTGGACCATATTCTTCGAGTTCAAGTAACCAGCTTTTCCCTGCTTCATTGAGACTTCATTCTGTTCAGACCAATCCATCCACTTTTGGAACTTCGTGGCCCTCTTTCAGAACAAACTTACCTCCTCAGGGTACCCAACAGTCACATTAACGCATTTCCAGGTAAATGATGTCATGGAAATGAATCTCTACCTAGCTCTCTCCTGCAACAGGATTTTGTATATCATCTAGAGTTAGACGTTACAGATAATCTATTCTTACAAAGCAACGGCAAAATTGAAGGATTCGAGCAAGAATCCATGCACTTCAGTCTACCTCAAGTGATTCAGGGTTTAAATTTCTTTAGCCCCCTCCTGTTTTGTGGGTGTTTTTTGCACAATTAGGTGGGGGCAGGTTGGTGTAAATGAAATGCCAAGGGTTGAATGTCTATGCTTCAGCTTGTATATGGTCCTAGTGTTGTAGACTTGATACTGAGAAGGCATAGGATTTCTCCTAAGAAGAAACCATGCACCTCTGTTGATCACCTAGTACTCCAtgttcatgaattttttttttccccttatgCGCTAATCTTCAACTTTCTGAGACCTCAAAACTCCGGAATAACCCTCAAATTCTGTAGCAAGTTGTACGTGTGGCTATGCTGATATCCGGTCTAGCAGCATCATTGAAGTTTGAATCCCTTTTCCAATCCCTTATTGGTATGAAATGAAATTGTGAAACATATTGAATCACATATCTTGAAAAGAATCCTGTGAGAAGCCCATAATGGCTTCTTGTCTCAATATAAGATATTTACTGTAGAAGTGTGGATGGCTCTTTTTGGATTGCAAACTTTTCCAATGAATATTTCGTTTGTATTATAAATACATTTTCTAACTCACTTTTTTATGTttccaatcatctttttatctcatatacatcatattatattacagtaattattttaaataatattttcaataatactttatccaaacacactcctTGTATCATTGACTATGACGTTGGCtcgaattttgaaaattatcaaTTTGCTATATCAGCCTCAAAAGTCGATATCTGGGTTATGTATggtcaaatttgaaaacaaGATGCTACGATCTGGCAAAGCtgctttttttgttttgtttttgggcAATGctgtttcttgtttcttttctttcttagaagatgaaatacatatatatatatatatatatatatatatatatatatatatatatatatatatatatataaaagagacGATTAATAGTAGACCAAAATTACTCGTTCTTTTGATAAGACACATTCAATGTTGATTTTCGCGAAGAATCATTTATAAAAAGATGGGATAATTTTGCAAGCCTCCTTTAAGGTTTATGACAATTATTACTAACTCCCTCCATGTTTTAAAAATTATCCATACCTCCCTTGAATAGTAGCTTTGGGTTTCATTTGCCTGATgcgtgtgaaaaaaaaaatcatagtaATATCTTAAATCACCCTTAAATAGTTTTTTGGTTCTAAATCAAATTATTCAATGAGTATAATCAGTTTTTCTTCTAGTCTCAAACATTTTTCTTTGCCAAAGGATTCAGTCACCTCCACCATATCTTTAGTTTATTATTGTATATTTGTtttctattagttgtttatTGAActaatgggaagaaaaaaaataaaaaataagaatgaaataCAGGTGAATTAAAAGGGCATAATAAACACTGAATTATGTGAGATATGAAAATTTGGACTTTGGAATCAGATGAAAATTTCTCTGTAGCGGTCTGAAAACCCATGAGAGCCATTGGAACCACCAAACTTCCAAGTGTTGAAAGAATCATTCCCAAGATTGCAACTACACTTCTTCTTGCCTTCTATTGTCCATAACCAAAAGGGTGCTCTGGCTTTATACTGGTATTTGTAACCTCATACAATGGTAAATTTTGCCTTGAACCCCTCTTATCACCACTATCTGGATCTCTACTttgggttgtgtttggattgtaagttattacactttatttacaccttatttacacacactgatttgcttgcatcatcaacacatttttcaatcacctttttatctcacatacatcatattaaaaaagtgctacagtacttttttcacaaaattatcccaaataatttacaatccaacaAAATGTTCTTCTAATCCCAACATGCTTAGTCTTCTTctgagtttttttctttttagaccCCTTGAAGACCACATATTCAAGTGGGGCAGGAATTGTTTCTAATTCTAGTTTTAGAGATTCTCTAGGTTCTTGCATATCCTGGACATGGCTTGCTTCTTCAGATTCTTTAATCTCTTCAATGTCAAGTCTAGGAAGTGGATTCTAAATAGTATGAGCCTATTTTCCAGTCCCATGCAGCTCCATTGTTGGGTTGCCGAGGCAAAAATAATTTGGCCAAAAGTTATTtgcttgcatcacaaacacaatTTCTAACGCATCTTTGtatctttttaattattttttatctcacatacatcacatcacaaaaaaatactacaataattattgcaaataatattttaaataatctccTGTCCATCTCCACGCGTATGCCTTTCATTCACTAGCATCCAAGGATTGAACCTTCTTCCTTACTGTAATTATAGCGGGACTAAACTCGTATTCATTGCATTAGAGAGAATTTCTCTCTATTACGctctaataaaattaatttgaaaattatttttagaaATCAGCATCATTCGTAATATATTTCATTACTAGTATTAGTTATACATAAAATTTGGTATGAATTTGATTGAGTTTGCTGTCCGATTAATCGTTCCAAATTTTACTACAATTTTGGTCTATTTTTTCATAGTTCAAATGTTTCATATAAATTAAATGCCAAAATATTCTCAattgaatattattttttaacatGTTAATCTAGAGATCAAAAGAAAAGTAATGACACAATCAGatgatttacaaaaaaaattatagtaatTTAGATATAAATAAATAGAGAGATTAATGGAGAGACATCCAATGGAAAGGATCCTGACCTTATATAACCCAGATCATCTGCTTTGTGGTTCCTGTATGGCATCTTAACCAGATTTTTTAAGACAATTATTTGCAATATGGGCATACTTATGACTGCATTCAAACAAGATACAATGTAAACTCTTCCTAGAATACTATATATTTCTCGAGTAGCATTCCACCAGCCCAGTTTACACAAGGGTTGATGTTCATCAACCCTTGAAGCTGAAGTTCGACCTCCACATTGTTATGGTCACAAAATGTCCTTGAACCATCCAAGGCCACCATTATAGGCTTTTGACATTCCAAAATTTCGATAATTTGGACATTCAAATGGACCGGTTTGAATATAGATCAGTTTCAAACAAACTTTTGGATTCAAAcagtggcggagccagaaaaattctcaatggaGGCAAAagcaacactaaaattttttacctactctttttttagtttttaaacaaaaaaatattcGCCAATAAGttgaaatgaaaaatatttttttaacttACTTCAAATGGAATTTTGTGGTCCACATATCCTTTTAGAATATTAGTTCATGAACTAAGTTAGAGGACCATGTAATTCTTTTATTTCCTTCATAAGAAAACTCTGGGGGTACATTtgaaattatatcaaaattttatGGGTACTATAGGAATTCAAAGGGACAGTGGGGGCGTGCCCCCACCTTAAATCCGCCACTGGATTCAAATTTCTCTTTATACAACCCTTATAAATGGAAGTTAGactttttaaccaaaaaaaaagagattatacACTAATAGTGTTATATACTATTATGGTTGGATTCACGACAtacatgtaaaatttgaatttcaaatttaaatttagatcATGTGTCATACATTAATGGTGAAAATgcatacactatcagtgtatagaaatttcaaaaaaaaaaaaaagtacctgGAGTGCTAGAATGGGGACAAAATATCGATAAAATAATCTTAGTGGGCCAAAGTGTAATTGACCCTAATCAAAGAGGACTTTAGTGTAATTAAGCATAAGGACCATTATAGCACTACTTTTtccaaacattaaaggaaaataCCCAGTTTTGGTCCCTAAAGTTTGGTATAGGAGTGATTTTAGTCCCTAAAATTTGGGTTAAAGCAAATCTAGTCCttaatctttgaaattggaaatacATTTAGGACAAGtgatcaaatttttcaaattttattagaATGGAGTCATGTCACCTTTGcctaaaattaaaacaaataaattaggATACTAAGGATTAAAATCACTTGGATAATCACACGTGTGTAactaaaaaaagggaaattattaaaatacaaaGATATACATTTAGGCATCCCAAAATTAATCTCGATCCCGACTTTTTTTCTGTCTCCCTTCTCCTctaaaagaaaatgcaagaccACAATTTCTGCTGACAAGGGTCATATGACTCCATCCTAAtaacaattgaaaaaaaattgtccaAGATGTGCTTTAATCTAGAAACATTAGGGACCATATTTGCTTTGACCCAAACTGTGGGGACTAGAATAGTTTTCGTGCCAAAATTTGAGgaccaaaactgcatttttctcaaaattttatggCGACGAAAAGGATAGAAACGGCAGCGTTTTCAGAGCCtgcttctcctcctcctcctcctcctctgtaAAACATCAAGATCCTCTTGGTTTCAGAGAAGACAGCAGAGGGTGTTTGCTGTGTGAAAATGAAGGTGAGCCTTGAAGGGAAGAAGGTAATCTTAGTACCATACATGAAAGAGCACGTAGAAAAGTACCATGAATGGATGCAAGACCCAGCCCTTCTTGAGGCCACAGCTTCTGAGCCCCTCACTCTTGATGAAGAATATGATATGCAGCTGTCTTGGACCCAGGATCCCTTCAGTactcctttctttcttcctatctttttaacttttttgggttcttttttttttttttttttggaatagtATAGTTAATTctggttttgaaaaaaatgggacTTTGGAATTTTGCAGAACAAACTTTTATAATCCTGGATAAGGAATTGGTTGTTGGAGAGTTTGTTCATGGAGATCCCCATGTTGAAGGTTGGCTATTTGATTGTTAGTATTTGAATTTGTTTAAGTGCTTTTTTGCTGATAAGCTTATTTGTGTTAGAAAGGGAAGAATCACTTGTTATATGAGCATGACTATTCTATATAAGAAAATCTAAGCTACGATAGATTgggggaagaaaaaaagaagctaGGAAAGTCTAAAAATTACTTCTTTAACTAGTTGGGGAAAATGCCATGAGGGTTTGTGGTCGCAATTGCCCCAATTGATTCCATTTTGAATCCATCACTGGCCATTTTCTTGTTTGGAAGATTGTTGGCATTTCCTGCTCtcaagaaaatatgcatgaaggaTAAACTTTGGATGGCATTGAGAATCTTCTGAATTGCTTTTTGATGTTGGATATGAAAGACACTTGCAGTTTTATGTCTTTGCTTGCTAACTCTTTCTTGGAGAGTAAAAAGCAATTTCTGGTACTGGATGacaatttagtataaatgtttGACATATGCATAATGAGCAAATAGCTTTGAGTTGTTCTAGTTTAGTTTGTTTGTAGGAAAATTCTTGAAGAGTTGGGGAGAAACCCTTGAAGATCTGTGTTCTTCTCGTTTATGGGAatgcctttctttttttttttttaatctttgatGTAATGCTTTTTTTTCTTCAGCCATGGTTGGTGATGTCAACATATACATGAATGACTTGGATGATGCTGAAATGGCTGAGATTGAGATAATGATAGCTGAGACAAAAAGGTTCCTTATCTTTCATGTTCTGCAAATTCTATTTTACAAGCTAAATTGCCATTTTTGCACTTTAGATGTTCCAAATCCCCTTCTTGTTACCATACATGTGAGAGAGTGTTTATCAAGTTGGACAAAGCAGTGTGTTGGCCACTAATCTATGGGTTAATTGTCACCATTATGGGAAGTTTGCAGTATTTCTCTTTACTCTTTTTATGCAATGCCAAAGACATggacatttttttaatttttataaaagAGACTAAAATTTCTGTAAATTCTAATGTTGTTCTTAAAGTTTATAATGAAAATTTCCAGTCTTTGAGGTTTTTTGTAGCATCAACTTAATCTTGTAATAAACAGAGGTCTTAATTTTGATTAATATCATGCCTTGAGTAATAACATAAGCTAGTAACTTGGGAGGGGGGGGGGTTGGGGGAAAGTCGAAATTCTGATCTTTGTGtcctccaaaatgcaatttttacaaCTAATAAATTACATGTACATGGGCAAACTCTGACTGATTTGACTTATTTAGTAGTATGTTACACGGCCAGAAATACCTAGTTGTTGTCCAACTCTAGAGCTTATCTTTTGGCAATTACAGTGGCCAAGTTGTCTCTATTGGAAATTTGGGAGGGATGCCCTGTTTTTTAATTTGATTACCTTTTGATGCATATtctcttcttaatacattttaCTCAACTAATAATTCTTTCACAATGGATGTGCAGATTGTTTATGGTAACTAAATGGATCAGTCTAGTAAGCCATTGTCTAACTTGATGTGATTAAATTATTAAGATTGTACTGTGTCTTTACATCTTTGTAGTTAGACAGGGGATGAATCAATACGAACACCTCAAACTCATCAGTGAACTAAGGCAAGAGAGCTTTAATGCTTTCATACCCCAAATTTGGACATAATATCCTCTAGAAACTAGAGCTTAATCATCTCAACCTCAGATGAATCCTCTTCTATTCTGTTCCATCCAAAGTGATGTTTGATGTTAAGGATATAGAGCTAATGTCAAGAAAACATATATAATACTTTTACTAATCCACAGGAGCAAGTTGAATTTTGGTCCTAAAAGGCCAATCAGAGTCTGGTCCATGCTCCTATCATCAACATGACTGCTATGAAATCTTTTTAAAACAAGAAATTATTTTCCATACTGGGAACACTGCTTTTGTTGTTACTCTCGTGGAAGAAGATTACAAGGCTTAGTCCAAACAAGATGGTTGGGCTGTACAGTGGCACTGATATCTCCTCCATATTGGTTGATAATATCTGACTGGCCTCCTTCTCTAGGAACCAACTTTCTGACCCTATTTTTATGTATTATTACTGCAGATTTTTACTTACCAACTCACCCTTTTATACATTACTGTCTAGGCAGTAATGACTTTGTAGGGATTCGTCTGCCATCTACTTAAACCTACTACGATCTGttttaaaaactgaaaattttacAAGAGTCTTTGTCTTTCACTTTTTTCTTCTCATATGCATATTCATGAAACACTTTGAACAAGTAAGAACTAGTGTTGAAGTTTTCTGTCCGTGTTGATTTCCTCAAAGGAGTTGTCTGTCTCACTTGAATATGAGGTAAGCCAATTTACCAACTAGGAATCGGGGAAACTCATGAATCAAGAATCAAACCAAAATAGTGACTTGTATTTGTATTGCACATAAATTGAATCTTAAAGGATTTCCCATCAGATGACTCTGCATTAGTTGTTGACATTGCTCCGTAATCTTCAGATTGCACattaaccattttttttttttaacattccATATCAACTTAACTTATCAAGAGGTGCAATAGTTTAGCACTGTACTTGCTGTAGGTCAAGATAGATGTCAAATTTATGTAAGGAAAACTTCAAATTTTGGTGCAAAGTAATTAACAACTCCAGTTTGCATAAGTTGGTAAGTCTATGACTTCTTGTCATTATGTTTGAGTCAGTAATCCTTCTTTAAATTTTATCCAAAATCTATTTGCTTAAGATGAACAACTTAAAAACCCCAGAAATGTAGCTGTTGGTTTAAGTAATATAGTCCAAGGTAATGGTTTTCTGGACAATACTCAGGGATTGACAACTTCTGATTTCTGAAagagaagaaaggtttttagaAACTTTTGTACTCACGGTTGTAATGGTTGTGGAACACCAGATCATAGTGATTAATTGCACAATTGTGAGAACTCTCTATGGTATTTCATCTATCTTTCTACCCTTATAAACAGACTTAACACATTGGCTCAGTTTGTTTTATCGGGCTTATTCACTACCTCAAGATGAAATAAGCTGCTTTGGCCCTGGCCCTGCTCAGTGATGGCATTGCAGAACCTAATATAGAAACTTGCAATATTTAGTTGCTCCTTGCATTTAGGGATTAAATCATTCCAATCTGTCAGATTCTTACATGGATTTGTTTATTTCTGGAATGAaaagattttctttttattttttttataaatcacCTTTCTTTATCAAACTTTAATGCTGGAAGGTAAACATCACACTGAGGGTGGGGAGCTTTGCAGTTTGTAATGACTCATAATCTCTGAAGCTTCTTATTGTTATTTGTGTCTTGTGCTGGTCAATTTTGTTGGTTCTCTTATGTATCTCGTTTGCCATTAGCTAATAATTTATCTTTCCCATTCGTGCTTTAAGCTGAGAAGGCAACGTTCTTAGAATGTTCTTTCTTCCTAATGTTTGTAAACTTTTATTTAGTCTTCTGAAATGATATCTGCATCTCTGTTTGTGAACATAAAGTTTTCATTTGGCAATTTCTTTGAGCATCCTACTTGCATCACCGGTAGTGAATTCCCACTAACAGCATGACGGGTAAAGTGGCAAGGCCTATGATAGTGTCATTCTTGTGTGCATAATTCTTTGCCATATCAAGTCTTGTTAACACAATGCCTTGTCTCTCTTTTTCGTGTCTTGCAAAAAGCAGTCGTGGCAAAGGGCTTGGGAAAGAATCAGTTCTCATGATGATGGCATTTGCAGTTGAGAATTTTGGCATCCATTTATTTCGTGCTAAAATTGGGGACTCAAATAGAGCTTCTATAAGTCTATTCCAGAAActggtctctctctctctctcttccttcccctccccccccccccccccctccaaaaaaatttttttttgtctcccACAAGGTACATCTATGTGCATGTAAAGCTAGGGGCGTTATGCAATCTAAAGTTTAAAGTGGATGTGCCCATGGACACAGGGCCAAGACACGGATGGTTTGCCTTTCCTTATCTAGAAGGTATATCCTGTGTGCCAAAGAGGGGTGAATCCTTTACTCCGAGCAAAAAAAGAGGGGGTAGAATCCATTAGCTTTCTTGCCCTGAAAGGAAAGCAAGAACGAGTTACCAAAACAATTACAGCATGTACTAGTGTAACATCCACTTAATGGcaaactattattttggtaatgttaaatgcaaaagaaatagaAATCATCAGTTTAAACTTCAGGTTGAAATGAGGTGCATATAAAGCTAGGGGCGTTATGCAATCTAAAGTTTAAAGTGGATGTGCCCATGGACACAGGGCCAAGACACGGATGGTTTGCCTTTCCTTATCTACAAGGTATATCCTGTGTGCCAAAGAGGGGTGAATCCTTTACTCCGAGCAAAAAAAGAGGAGGTAGAATCCATTAGCTTTCTTGCCCTGAAAGGAAAGCGATAACGAGTTACCAAAACAATTACAGCATATACTAGTGTAACATCCACTTAATGGcaaactattattttggtaatgttaaatgcaaaagaaatagaAATCATCAGTTTAAACTTCAGGTTGAAATGAGGAAGCTTTACTGCCTGCAATGCTCTTCTTTCTCCCTCCCTTTACAGTGTAAAAGGCTTATTTACCATATACATacaatttaatttttcttagaCATCTTTGCTAATTAGAAAGTTGACCAAGTACTGTGATTTTCATGCAGGGCTTTGAGAAGACTTCTCATAGTGAAATCTTCCAAGAGGTGAGTCAGATTGAATTTTTCTGGCAAGACTGTTTATCCTTTGTTCATAGCTGTTATGTGTCCATTCAAAAATGCAACTTAGAGAACAGGCTAGACTTTAATGCTGAAAGAGAAGAAGCAAGAGAGGAAGATATTTTGGGATAACATTCCTTCACACTCTTTGTGAGTAGTACAActgacatatatatacaagattgaaataatctAGATCCTAAAATCAAGCTATCAAGATcctaaaatcaagctagaatAATTAGCTATCTACTTCCTATAATTAAACTAGGATAATCAGGCTAATAATCAGGCTATCTAATCCCTATAATTGATGTATAATATATCACACATATCTAGATATAttcaacactccccctcaagctggaGCATACAAATCATATGCACCAAGCTTGCCACATATATATTCTATACGAGGACCTCTTAGGGACTTGGTAAGAAAATCTGCAAGTTGATCACTTGAATTAACGAAACCCGTCTCAATAACTTTGGAGATCAATTTTTCTCTAACAAAATGGCAATCAACttcaatgtgcttagtcctcTCATGAAAGACTGGATTGGAGGCAATGTGGAGTGCAGCTTGATTATCACAAATCAACTTCATTGGGTCACTTGTCCCCAAATTCAACTCATTGAGCAATTGTTTAAGCCATATTAGCTCACATGTAGCCATAGCCATGGCTCGATACTCAGCCTCAGCACTGGATCTAGCAACCACATCTTGTTTTTTACTTTTCCAAGATATTAAGTTGCCACCAACCAGAATACAATAGCCTGTGGTAGAACGACGATCAATAGGTGATCCTGCCCAATCTGCATCAGTGTAACCAATTACTTGCATGTTTCTTTTATCAGTATACAACAATCCTTGGCCAGGTGCTCCTTTGATATATTTGAGAATGCGGAGAGCTGCATTCCAATGAGTATCACACGGGGAATCTAAAAACTGACTGATCACTGAGACAGAAAAAGATATGTCAGGACGTGTTACTGTAAGATAGTTCAACCGTCCCACAAGCCTACGATACTTTCCAGGATCCTTAAGTGGCTCCCCCTGTCCTGGAAATAATTTAATATTGGGATCCATTGGAGTTTCGACAGGCTTAGCATTTGACATGCCTGCCTCCTCCAAAATGTCCAATGCATATTTTCGTTGGCAAATAACAACACCTTCTTTGGATTGGGCAACTTCGATACCCAAGAAATAACGAAGCTTGCCCAAATCTTTCGTCTGGAAATGGCCAAAAAGGTGGTTCTTTAACTGAGCAATTCCTTCATGATCCTGTCCAGTGATAATAATATCATCGACATAAACGACAAGATAAATGCTGCCTTTTGATGGAGAATGACGATAAAACACTGAATGATCAGCCTCACTACGGATCATGCCATATTTTTGGACAACATCACGAAAGCGTCCAAACCAGGCTCGAGGAGATTGTTTGAGACCATAGAGTGCACGTTTTAGTCGACAAACCATTCCACTAGACTTCCCCTGAATAACAAAACCAGGTGGTTGATCCATATAAACTTCCTCCTGCAATGCACCATGAAGGAATGCATTCTTGATGTCTAATTGGTGCAAAGGCCAATGATGAACAGCAGAAAGAGATAAGATGAGACGAACAGAAGACATCTTGGCCACTGGAGAAAAGGTATCAGTATAATCCAGACCAAAAATTTGAGTATAACCCTTAGCTACTAGACGAGCTTTAAGACGATCAATTTGACCATCCGGACCAACTTTAACAGTATAAATCCAACGACAACCAACAGTTGATTTACCAGGTGGGAGTGGGACCAGCTCCCAAGTGGAATTGGAGTGAAGAGCAGCCATTTCATCTATCATTGCCTGACGCCACCCAGAGTGGGACATAGCCTCACCTATAGTTTTAGGAACAGACATGGACGACAAAGAGGACAAAAAGGCATAATAGGATGAAGACACGCGCTGATAATTGAGACAAGTATAGTTGGGACATTGATTGCGAGTAGAACGAATACCTTTGCGGACAGCAATGGGTGGGCTGGCTGGAGAGGAGATCGTGGTAGGTGACGAACTTGGAATAGTTCGGGAGGCATCAGGGACATCAGCAGATTCTCCAACACCATTATCTGGAACTGTAGTAGGACAATTCCTTACATTGCGTCTCTGGTAAGTGAGCAATGGTGGTGATGCGGGTGAAGGTAAGGACTCTTTAGGAGGCTGACTAATGTCAGTGTCATGAGTAAGAGGAACAAAATAAGTAGAAACAGGAATATCCTCCGTGATTGTAGAATGCTCAGACTTGTTAAGCTGAAAGAAAGGAGTAGACTCAAAGAACGTAACATCTGCAGAGATGATGTATCGTCTAAGATCAGGAGAAAAACATTTATACCCTTTTTGTGTTCGAGAGTACCCCAAAAATACACATTTGACAGCACGTGAAGACAGCTTATCTTTTCCAGGAGTGAAATCATGTACAAAACATGTACAACCAAATGTACGAGGGGAAATAGAAAATAGTGGAGCATTAGGATATACAAAAGAGTAAGGAA
This window encodes:
- the LOC113701837 gene encoding GCN5-related N-acetyltransferase 9 — translated: MKVSLEGKKVILVPYMKEHVEKYHEWMQDPALLEATASEPLTLDEEYDMQLSWTQDPFKQTFIILDKELVVGEFVHGDPHVEAMVGDVNIYMNDLDDAEMAEIEIMIAETKSRGKGLGKESVLMMMAFAVENFGIHLFRAKIGDSNRASISLFQKLGFEKTSHSEIFQEVSQIEFFWQDCLSFVHSCYVSIQKCNLENRLDFNAEREEAREEDILG